The genome window CACACCACCAACCAGACTGGCCCCATGACGGATACGGAGAACACCGATACGGAACACGCCGACGACACGGCGGAAGCCACGACGACCGAGTACGACGTGGTGGTGCTCGGTGCCGGACCCGTGGGGGAGAACGTCGCCGACCGCACCCGCGCGGCCGGGCTGTCGACCGCGGTCGTGGAGAGCGAACTGGTCGGCGGCGAGTGCTCGTACTGGGCGTGCATGCCCAGCAAGGCCCTGCTGCGCCCCGCGATCGCCCGCGCCGACGCCCGCCGCGTCCCCGGCCTGCGCCAGCTCGTCGACGGCCCGCTGGACGCAGCCGAGGTCCTCGCGCACCGCGACTACGAGACCTCCCACTGGAAGGACGACGGCCAGATCGGCTGGCTGGACAGCATCGGGGTGGCGTTCCACCGGGGCCACGGCCGCCTCGCCGGACCCCGCCGGGTGATCGTGGACGCCGCCGACGGCGGGCGCCACGTCCTCACCGCCCGGCACGCCGTGGTCGTCTCCACCGGCAGCCGCGCGCTCCTGCCCGACCTGCCGGGACTGGCCCAGGTCAAGCCCTGGACCAGCCGTGAGGCCACCAGCGCCCAGGCGGTCCCCGGCCGGCTGATCGTCGTCGGCGGCGGTGTCGTCGCCGTCGAGATGGCCACCGCCTGGCGCTCCCTCGGCTCCGAGGTCACCCTCCTCGTCCGCGGCAAGGGCCTGCTGCCCCGGATGGAGCCCTTCGCCGGGGAACTGATCGCCGAGGCGCTCGTCGAGGCGGGCGCGGACGTCCGCACCGGTACGTCCGTGACGGCCGTGTCCCGGGAGAACGGCACCGTGGTGGCCCTCACCGACACCGGCGACCGGCTGGAGGCCGACGAGATCCTCTTCGCCACCGGCCGCGCCCCGCGCACCGAGGACATCGGCCTCGACACCGTCGGCCTGGAGTCCGGCGCGTGGCTGTCCGTGGACGACAGCCTCCGGGTGACGGGCAGCGACTGGCTGTACGGGGTCGGCGACGTCAACCACCGGGCGCTCCTCACCCATCAGGGCAAGTACCAGGCCCGGATCGCCGGGGCCGCCATCGCCGCCCGCGCGGCCGGGGTGCCGATCCTGGAGAGCGACCCGTGGGGCGCCCACGCGGCCACCGCCGACCACGCCGCCGTCCCCCAGGTCGTCTTCACCGACCCCGAGGCCGGCGCCGTCGGCCTCTCCCTCGCCGAGGCCGAGCAGGCCGGGCTCCGGGTCCGCGCGGTCGACGTCGAGTTCTCCTCCGTCGCGGGCGCGGGCCTGTACGCCGACGGCTACCGGGGCCGCGCCCGCATGATCGTCGACCTGGACCGCGAGACCCTCGTCGGCGTCACCTTCGTCGGCCCCGCCGTCGGCGAACTCGTCCACTCCGCCACCGTCGCCGTCGCCGGGGAGGTCCCGATCGGGCGCCTGTGGCACGCGGTGCCCTCGTACCCGACGATCAGCGAGGTGTGGCTGCGGCTGCTGGAGGCGTACCGGGGCTGAACCGGACGGCGATGCGCGTACCGGCCGCGGCGCTACTCGGGGAGCAGGAAGCCCAGCTCCCGCGCGGCCCTGGCCGGGATCGGATCGTTCCAGCGGTCGGCCATCGCCTGGTTCGAGGAGAGCGAACGCAACTCGGCGTGGTCGAGGTAGAGCGTTCCGTTCAGGTGGTCCGTCTCGTGTTGGACGATCCGGGCGGGCCACCCCGAGAACTCCTCGTCCACCGCCCGCCCGTGCTCGTCGAGCGCCCGCAGCCGCACCTTGGCGTGCCGGGCCACCACGGCCTGCCAGCCCGGCACGCTCAGACAGCCCTCGAAGAACGCGTCACGGAACGACCCGACCGCCTCGTACGCCGGATTGACCAGGACCCGGAACGGCTGCGGCACCCGGCCCCGGGCGAGCCGGACCTCCTCCGGGACCGGCGCGGGATCCTCGATCACCGCGATCCGCAGCGACACCCCGACCTGGGGTGCGGCGAGCCCGACGCCCGGGGCCGCGTGCATGGTGGCGCGCAGGGCGGCGACGAACCGGGCCAGGAGCCCCAAGTCCAGCTGCCCGTCGAAGGGTTCGGCGGTACGGCGCAGCACCGGATCGCCCGCGGCGACGATCGGCAGCGGCCCCTCATGGGCGAGGAGCTCCTCCACCCGGTCGCTCAGGGGACGGGACGCGATGCGATCGGGTGCGGAGGCCGTCGGCGGTGCGGAGGCCGTCGGCCGCGCGGAAGCCGTCGGCCGCGCGGAAGCCGCCGGGTACTCGCCAGCGGTCGGGTCTTCGTCAGTCGTCGGGTGTTCGGAAGCCATCGGGTCAGGATGCCAACCGCGCCTCCGCG of Streptomyces phaeolivaceus contains these proteins:
- a CDS encoding dihydrolipoyl dehydrogenase family protein, with the translated sequence MTDTENTDTEHADDTAEATTTEYDVVVLGAGPVGENVADRTRAAGLSTAVVESELVGGECSYWACMPSKALLRPAIARADARRVPGLRQLVDGPLDAAEVLAHRDYETSHWKDDGQIGWLDSIGVAFHRGHGRLAGPRRVIVDAADGGRHVLTARHAVVVSTGSRALLPDLPGLAQVKPWTSREATSAQAVPGRLIVVGGGVVAVEMATAWRSLGSEVTLLVRGKGLLPRMEPFAGELIAEALVEAGADVRTGTSVTAVSRENGTVVALTDTGDRLEADEILFATGRAPRTEDIGLDTVGLESGAWLSVDDSLRVTGSDWLYGVGDVNHRALLTHQGKYQARIAGAAIAARAAGVPILESDPWGAHAATADHAAVPQVVFTDPEAGAVGLSLAEAEQAGLRVRAVDVEFSSVAGAGLYADGYRGRARMIVDLDRETLVGVTFVGPAVGELVHSATVAVAGEVPIGRLWHAVPSYPTISEVWLRLLEAYRG
- a CDS encoding peptide deformylase, producing MASEHPTTDEDPTAGEYPAASARPTASARPTASAPPTASAPDRIASRPLSDRVEELLAHEGPLPIVAAGDPVLRRTAEPFDGQLDLGLLARFVAALRATMHAAPGVGLAAPQVGVSLRIAVIEDPAPVPEEVRLARGRVPQPFRVLVNPAYEAVGSFRDAFFEGCLSVPGWQAVVARHAKVRLRALDEHGRAVDEEFSGWPARIVQHETDHLNGTLYLDHAELRSLSSNQAMADRWNDPIPARAARELGFLLPE